A window of the Myxococcales bacterium genome harbors these coding sequences:
- a CDS encoding chemotaxis protein CheW, translating into MADELRNVIVFTLAGARHAAELRWVREVITLGFVTSVPTAPPGIAGAFNHRGHLVPVLDIAALGHAGASGQPRQGDSALLVEIDGVTAALRVDKVEEVATLPVGTPTSVVDGRGRTIALIDPPALVRQAIAEANAVRGDDPEDAPVLPRDPTTGARLRVAFDGDTTLG; encoded by the coding sequence GTGGCGGACGAACTCAGAAATGTGATCGTCTTCACACTCGCCGGAGCCCGCCACGCGGCCGAGCTGCGCTGGGTCCGCGAGGTCATCACGCTCGGGTTCGTGACCTCGGTGCCGACCGCTCCGCCCGGCATCGCCGGGGCCTTCAACCACCGCGGCCACCTGGTGCCGGTCCTCGACATCGCCGCGCTCGGCCACGCCGGCGCCAGCGGCCAACCCCGGCAGGGCGACTCGGCGCTGCTGGTCGAGATCGACGGGGTCACCGCGGCGCTGCGGGTCGACAAGGTCGAGGAGGTCGCGACCCTGCCGGTCGGTACGCCCACCTCGGTCGTCGACGGCCGCGGCCGCACGATCGCCCTGATCGATCCGCCGGCGCTGGTGCGGCAGGCCATCGCCGAGGCCAACGCGGTCCGCGGCGACGACCCCGAGGACGCCCCGGTGCTGCCTCGCGATCCCACCACCGGCGCGCGGCTCCGGGTCGCGTTCGACGGGGACACCACGCTTGGCTGA
- a CDS encoding response regulator has protein sequence MADRDLLADFDPDELAMLRQLFRDEAHEGLEQVTTRAQGAGAGSVESVLDMMRLTHTLKGAAGTVGLADVVELTHALEGALAIIRNGQRPWTPAFGDAVVEIVDGLRAHIDAHADPLVAAGLASRVRELLAPWAESPRSRRATRDDDTGPLRALQSDGTVADESDISGTASLTTADLSGSHDARTLLRVEPERVDELMSAAGELLFDRNRIERRVQLMRTLTRDLGRARQDLRDHLAGGEDPALRGIEGQIATLATQLAQTSAALLDETEAMRRTLGDLQRGLTRVRMQTARALFAQLARALRAAARTTGAKVELRTRGEDTEFDKTVAEKVTDPLIQILRNAVAHGIEPPAERVLRGKAAVGVIQIAARAEGNLIVIEVADDGRGVDARKLRERLVERGRWTAARAALASDDDVVAALFDPGVSSRDEADELAGRGVGLDLVRETIARLGGEIRMSSTPGRGTTFTLRLPVSTAVTHAMLFKVHGQVYALPNAQVIDVITVDTGAGTWPVGDDRVPIVDLTLLLATPTGGGGDAPARRPAVVLAYADKRLVCVIDKVIGPREIVVKQLGPLLAPLPLYAGATISGSGKVQLILDPAALVRAAYPGHTLTDAAIAEPVRASLSGRALVVDDSRAIREALMSMLAREGWIVDTAEDGARAWALAQELHYDLIVTDLEMPRMGGLELIGRLRGDRRTTETPIVIVSSRVSPEHRRRARDLGVRGLIAKPVTRRKLLEVLYADGR, from the coding sequence TTGGCTGATCGCGATCTGCTCGCCGACTTCGACCCGGACGAGCTGGCCATGCTGCGCCAGCTGTTCCGCGACGAGGCCCACGAGGGCCTCGAGCAGGTCACGACCCGGGCCCAGGGCGCGGGCGCCGGCTCGGTCGAGTCGGTCCTCGACATGATGCGCCTCACGCACACGCTCAAGGGCGCGGCCGGCACGGTCGGCCTGGCCGACGTGGTCGAGCTGACCCACGCGCTCGAGGGCGCGCTGGCGATCATCCGCAACGGCCAGCGGCCGTGGACCCCGGCGTTCGGCGACGCGGTGGTCGAGATCGTCGACGGGCTGCGCGCCCACATCGACGCCCACGCCGATCCGCTGGTCGCGGCCGGCCTGGCCAGCCGGGTGCGCGAGCTGCTGGCGCCCTGGGCCGAGAGCCCGCGCAGCCGCCGCGCGACCCGCGACGACGACACCGGGCCGCTCCGGGCGCTGCAGTCCGACGGCACCGTCGCTGACGAGTCCGACATCTCCGGCACCGCCAGCCTGACGACCGCCGACCTGTCGGGCTCCCACGACGCCCGCACCCTGCTCCGGGTCGAGCCCGAGCGGGTCGACGAGCTGATGTCCGCCGCCGGCGAGCTCCTGTTCGATCGCAACCGGATCGAGCGCCGGGTCCAGCTCATGCGCACGCTGACCCGCGACCTCGGGCGCGCGCGCCAGGACCTGCGCGATCACCTGGCCGGCGGCGAGGACCCGGCGCTGCGCGGCATCGAGGGCCAGATCGCCACGCTCGCGACCCAGCTGGCCCAGACCAGCGCGGCCCTGCTCGACGAGACCGAGGCCATGCGCCGCACGCTCGGCGATCTGCAGCGCGGCCTGACCCGGGTCCGCATGCAGACCGCCCGGGCCCTGTTCGCGCAGCTGGCCCGGGCCCTGCGCGCCGCCGCCCGCACCACCGGCGCCAAGGTCGAGCTGCGCACCCGCGGCGAGGACACCGAGTTCGACAAGACCGTCGCCGAGAAGGTCACCGATCCGCTGATCCAGATCCTGCGCAACGCGGTGGCCCACGGCATCGAGCCGCCGGCCGAGCGGGTGCTGCGCGGCAAGGCCGCGGTCGGCGTCATCCAGATCGCCGCGCGCGCCGAGGGCAACCTGATCGTGATCGAGGTCGCCGACGACGGCCGCGGCGTCGACGCCCGGAAGCTGCGCGAGCGGCTGGTCGAGCGCGGCCGCTGGACCGCGGCCCGGGCGGCGCTGGCGTCGGACGACGACGTGGTCGCGGCGCTGTTCGACCCGGGCGTGTCGAGCCGCGACGAGGCCGACGAGCTGGCCGGCCGCGGCGTCGGGCTCGACCTCGTGCGCGAGACCATCGCCCGGCTCGGCGGCGAGATCCGGATGTCGTCGACGCCGGGCCGCGGCACCACGTTCACGCTGCGCCTGCCGGTCTCGACCGCGGTCACCCACGCGATGCTGTTCAAGGTCCACGGCCAGGTCTACGCGCTGCCCAACGCCCAGGTCATCGACGTGATCACCGTCGACACCGGCGCCGGCACGTGGCCGGTCGGCGACGACCGCGTGCCGATCGTCGACCTGACCCTGCTGCTCGCCACCCCGACCGGCGGCGGCGGCGACGCCCCGGCCCGGCGCCCGGCGGTGGTCCTGGCCTACGCCGACAAGCGGCTCGTGTGCGTGATCGACAAGGTCATCGGCCCGCGCGAGATCGTCGTCAAGCAGCTCGGCCCGCTGCTGGCGCCGCTGCCGCTCTACGCCGGCGCCACGATCAGCGGCTCGGGCAAGGTCCAGCTGATCCTCGACCCCGCGGCCCTGGTCCGCGCCGCCTACCCCGGCCACACGCTCACCGACGCGGCGATCGCCGAGCCGGTCCGGGCGTCGCTGTCGGGCCGCGCGCTGGTGGTCGACGACTCGCGCGCGATCCGCGAGGCGCTGATGTCGATGCTGGCCCGCGAGGGCTGGATCGTCGACACCGCCGAGGACGGCGCCCGGGCCTGGGCCCTGGCCCAGGAGCTCCACTACGATCTGATCGTCACCGATCTCGAGATGCCGCGCATGGGCGGGCTCGAGCTGATCGGCCGGCTGCGCGGCGACCGCCGCACGACCGAGACCCCGATCGTGATCGTGTCGTCGCGGGTCAGCCCCGAGCACCGCCGCCGCGCCCGCGATCTCGGCGTGCGCGGCCTGATCGCCAAGCCGGTCACCCGCCGCAAGCTGCTCGAGGTCCTCTACGCCGACGGCCGCTGA
- the genX gene encoding EF-P lysine aminoacylase GenX, whose translation MMAALREFFASRDFVEVDTPLVVPAPGLEVHLAAIPAGNGFLITSPEYQMKRLLAGGMERIYQVCKCFRAGEDGAHHQPEFTMLEWYRAWDDLETVARDTEQLVAHVATAVNGRPQVKVGGRTIAVDGPWLRMTVAEAMYDHAGVLVRGDETVAELDAAVRAAGIDPGTATHWDDVFFSAFVARVEPALAAIDRPVLLADWPAPLAALARRKHGNPAVVERFEAYVGGIELANAFGELTDPIEQRARFEDDLGVRRARRLPQYPIDEKLLAALAEGLPPSAGIALGVDRLAMLVLGAASIRDVLAFASGEV comes from the coding sequence ATGATGGCGGCGCTGCGCGAGTTCTTCGCCAGCCGCGACTTCGTCGAGGTCGACACCCCGCTGGTGGTGCCGGCGCCCGGGCTCGAGGTCCACCTGGCCGCGATCCCGGCCGGCAACGGCTTCCTGATCACCTCGCCCGAGTACCAGATGAAGCGGCTCCTGGCCGGCGGCATGGAGCGCATCTACCAGGTGTGCAAGTGCTTCCGCGCCGGCGAGGACGGCGCCCACCACCAGCCCGAGTTCACGATGCTCGAGTGGTACCGCGCCTGGGACGACCTCGAGACCGTGGCCCGCGACACCGAGCAGCTGGTCGCCCACGTCGCGACCGCGGTCAACGGCCGGCCCCAGGTGAAGGTCGGCGGCCGGACGATCGCCGTCGACGGGCCGTGGCTGCGGATGACCGTGGCCGAGGCCATGTACGACCACGCCGGCGTGCTGGTGCGCGGCGACGAGACCGTGGCCGAGCTCGACGCCGCGGTCCGGGCCGCGGGCATCGATCCCGGCACCGCGACCCACTGGGACGACGTGTTCTTCAGCGCGTTCGTGGCCCGGGTCGAGCCGGCGCTGGCCGCGATCGATCGGCCGGTGCTCCTGGCCGACTGGCCCGCGCCGCTGGCGGCCCTGGCGCGGCGCAAGCACGGCAACCCGGCCGTGGTCGAGCGGTTCGAGGCCTACGTCGGCGGGATCGAGCTGGCCAACGCGTTCGGCGAGCTGACCGATCCGATCGAGCAGCGGGCCCGGTTCGAGGACGATCTCGGCGTCCGCCGGGCCCGGCGGCTGCCGCAGTACCCGATCGACGAGAAGCTGCTGGCGGCGCTGGCCGAGGGCCTGCCGCCGTCGGCCGGCATCGCGCTCGGCGTCGATCGCCTGGCCATGCTGGTCCTGGGCGCGGCGTCGATCCGCGACGTGCTCGCGTTCGCCAGCGGCGAGGTCTGA
- the efp gene encoding elongation factor P: MYDTSDIRKGLKVLLDGNPYTVVEFQFIKPGKGAAFTRTRFKNLLSGAVIERNIRSGEKLEPANVEERTMQYLYKEADDLVFMDDKSFEQVQVRAEMIGEAADLMKDNLPCTVLFFNERPVDVSLPTFVLLEVTAAEPGVRGDTSGNVTKSATVETGGTVAVPLFINIGDMIKIDTRTHEYVERVNKK; the protein is encoded by the coding sequence ATGTACGACACCTCCGATATCCGCAAGGGCCTCAAGGTCCTCCTCGATGGCAACCCGTACACGGTCGTCGAGTTCCAGTTCATCAAGCCGGGCAAGGGCGCGGCCTTCACGCGCACGCGGTTCAAGAACCTGCTCTCGGGCGCGGTGATCGAGCGCAACATCCGCTCGGGCGAGAAGCTCGAGCCGGCCAACGTCGAAGAGCGCACCATGCAGTACCTCTACAAGGAGGCCGACGACCTGGTGTTCATGGACGACAAGAGCTTCGAGCAGGTCCAGGTCCGCGCCGAGATGATCGGCGAGGCCGCCGACCTGATGAAGGACAACTTGCCGTGCACCGTGCTGTTCTTCAACGAGCGCCCGGTCGACGTGTCGCTGCCGACGTTCGTGCTGCTCGAGGTCACCGCCGCCGAGCCCGGCGTGCGCGGTGACACCTCGGGCAACGTGACCAAGTCGGCGACGGTCGAGACCGGCGGCACGGTGGCGGTGCCGCTGTTCATCAACATCGGCGACATGATCAAGATCGACACGCGCACCCACGAGTACGTCGAGCGCGTGAACAAGAAGTGA
- a CDS encoding OmpH family outer membrane protein — MARPAGSLLSNLIGSLGLALGIGLVSAPMVGLVGAAPTPGKIGVIDLEKTLYDTKTGKAASEAFDKTRKTKQAELDKKQKDLQKAAAELDKQAAVLKPDVLAQKKQVLEKQFVELQQTYVKLERTLAEERTKLVQEVLKKAGPIIEQIAKDEGVMVIFDQSATLWIDGSVDLTARLNAKM; from the coding sequence ATGGCTCGTCCTGCTGGTTCGCTCCTGTCCAACCTCATCGGCTCGCTCGGCCTCGCGCTCGGCATCGGCCTGGTCTCGGCCCCGATGGTGGGCCTGGTCGGCGCCGCCCCGACCCCGGGCAAGATCGGCGTCATCGATCTCGAGAAGACGCTCTACGACACCAAGACCGGCAAGGCCGCCAGCGAGGCCTTCGACAAGACCCGCAAGACCAAGCAGGCCGAGCTCGACAAGAAGCAGAAGGACCTGCAGAAGGCCGCGGCCGAGCTCGACAAGCAGGCGGCGGTGCTCAAGCCCGACGTCCTGGCCCAGAAGAAGCAGGTGCTCGAGAAGCAGTTCGTCGAGCTGCAGCAGACCTACGTCAAGCTCGAGCGGACCCTGGCCGAGGAGCGGACCAAGCTGGTCCAGGAGGTCCTCAAGAAGGCCGGCCCGATCATCGAGCAGATCGCCAAGGACGAGGGCGTCATGGTGATCTTCGACCAGAGCGCGACCCTGTGGATCGACGGCTCGGTCGACCTGACCGCCCGGCTCAACGCCAAGATGTAG